Proteins encoded together in one Thermococcus barophilus MP window:
- the trxB gene encoding thioredoxin-disulfide reductase, whose amino-acid sequence MFSLTGFSKGKEEKTTWDVVIIGAGPAGYTAAIYTARFGLETIIISKDLGGNMALTDLIENYPGFPEGISGSELNRRMYDQVRKYNVDVIFDEVERIEKGECPYYEGKCYWMVYTKNGRVYKAKTVIIAVGAEPRKLNIPGEKELTGRGVSYCATCDGPLFVGKEVIVVGGGNTALQEALYLHSIGVKVTLVHRRDKFRADKILQDRFKEAGIPAILNTVVIEIKGKEKVESVVLKNVKTGEVFEKKVDGVFIFIGYEPKTDFVKHLGITDEWGYIPVDMYMRTKAPGIFAAGDITNVFKQIAVAVGQGAIAANSAKEFIESWMEKNGA is encoded by the coding sequence ATGTTCAGTTTAACAGGCTTTTCAAAAGGAAAGGAAGAAAAAACAACCTGGGATGTTGTAATCATCGGTGCTGGACCGGCTGGATATACAGCAGCAATCTACACAGCGAGATTTGGACTTGAGACCATAATCATAAGCAAAGACCTCGGGGGGAACATGGCATTAACAGACCTCATTGAAAACTATCCAGGATTCCCGGAGGGAATCAGTGGCTCAGAGCTCAACAGAAGGATGTACGATCAAGTGAGAAAGTACAACGTTGATGTGATATTCGATGAAGTGGAGAGGATTGAAAAGGGAGAATGCCCGTACTATGAGGGGAAATGCTACTGGATGGTTTACACTAAGAATGGTAGAGTTTACAAGGCAAAAACCGTTATTATAGCCGTTGGAGCAGAGCCGAGAAAGCTCAACATCCCAGGAGAAAAGGAGCTTACGGGCAGGGGAGTGAGCTACTGTGCAACATGCGATGGACCTCTCTTTGTCGGGAAGGAAGTGATAGTTGTCGGCGGTGGAAACACTGCACTGCAGGAAGCATTATATCTCCACAGCATTGGCGTTAAAGTTACACTTGTTCACAGGAGGGACAAGTTCAGAGCTGACAAGATTCTCCAGGACAGATTCAAAGAAGCCGGTATTCCAGCAATTTTAAACACCGTTGTAATTGAGATAAAGGGAAAGGAAAAAGTTGAATCTGTTGTGCTTAAGAACGTAAAGACTGGGGAGGTTTTCGAGAAGAAAGTTGATGGTGTGTTTATATTCATCGGCTATGAGCCAAAGACGGACTTCGTTAAACATCTTGGCATTACAGACGAGTGGGGTTACATACCCGTTGACATGTACATGAGGACAAAAGCTCCCGGTATATTCGCCGCGGGAGATATAACAAATGTTTTCAAGCAGATTGCTGTGGCAGTAGGTCAAGGTGCAATTGCAGCAAACTCTGCAAAGGAATTCATTGAGAGCTGGATGGAAAAGAACGGTGCCTAA
- the deoC gene encoding deoxyribose-phosphate aldolase → MEIDIAKYIDHTNLKPYATKEDIIRLCEEAKKYGFYAVCVNPYRVKLAKETLKGTDIKVASVIGFPLGATPTEVKVFEAKKALEDGADELDMVINIGALKDGDYDYVRKDIEEVVKVAHEKGAIVKVIIETCYLTDEEKEIACKLAMEAGADFVKTSTGFGTGGATVEDVKLMRRVVGDKLGVKAAGGIRTYEQALEMIKAGANRIGTSSGVKIVEGAKR, encoded by the coding sequence ATGGAAATTGATATTGCCAAGTACATTGATCACACCAATTTGAAGCCTTATGCAACAAAGGAGGATATAATCAGACTGTGCGAGGAAGCCAAAAAGTACGGCTTTTATGCTGTCTGCGTTAACCCCTACCGTGTAAAGCTTGCAAAGGAGACATTAAAAGGCACGGACATAAAAGTGGCATCTGTTATTGGATTCCCATTGGGGGCAACACCAACGGAGGTCAAAGTATTTGAGGCAAAGAAAGCCCTTGAAGATGGAGCAGATGAGCTTGATATGGTCATAAACATTGGGGCACTGAAGGACGGGGATTATGATTATGTTAGGAAAGACATAGAGGAGGTTGTCAAAGTTGCTCACGAAAAAGGGGCTATAGTCAAGGTGATCATTGAGACCTGTTATCTAACCGATGAAGAGAAAGAAATAGCATGTAAGCTGGCAATGGAAGCTGGAGCAGATTTTGTAAAGACCTCAACGGGGTTTGGTACTGGAGGTGCTACGGTAGAGGATGTTAAGCTTATGAGAAGAGTTGTAGGCGATAAACTTGGAGTTAAGGCAGCAGGTGGCATCAGAACATACGAGCAGGCTTTAGAAATGATAAAGGCGGGTGCAAACAGAATCGGCACCTCAAGCGGAGTGAAGATAGTGGAGGGTGCTAAGAGGTGA
- a CDS encoding ECF transporter S component, with protein sequence MEFEVIGTYAKPILALAVLAYFAYIFVIKKEEFKKAQVVAISAVMTALVTVATIVIQVPTPPTRGYINLGDTMVMLSGVLFGPLIGAFAGGFGSALADAITGYAHWAPFTLIIKGLEGLVVGYIAYKREDFTGILIGTIIGGFIMVSGYFLVEVFFYGYPSALVEVPGNTLQAVSGIIVGGGIGYIIKRGYPDIMNLIQT encoded by the coding sequence ATGGAGTTTGAGGTTATTGGAACATACGCTAAGCCAATTCTTGCACTCGCCGTTTTGGCATATTTTGCGTACATCTTTGTAATTAAAAAAGAAGAGTTTAAGAAGGCCCAAGTTGTTGCAATTTCAGCTGTGATGACAGCTTTAGTCACAGTTGCGACAATTGTAATTCAGGTCCCAACACCCCCGACAAGAGGATACATAAACCTTGGAGACACAATGGTCATGCTGAGCGGTGTGCTGTTTGGTCCCCTTATAGGAGCATTTGCAGGCGGCTTTGGTTCAGCTCTGGCAGATGCGATTACAGGTTATGCCCACTGGGCACCTTTCACACTGATTATAAAAGGACTTGAAGGGCTGGTTGTAGGATACATAGCATACAAAAGAGAAGATTTCACTGGGATACTCATAGGGACTATAATCGGCGGGTTCATAATGGTCTCCGGATACTTCCTTGTTGAAGTGTTCTTCTATGGTTATCCAAGTGCACTCGTTGAAGTTCCAGGAAACACACTTCAAGCAGTCAGTGGCATAATCGTGGGTGGAGGAATTGGATATATAATAAAGAGAGGATATCCAGACATAATGAACCTCATCCAAACTTAA
- a CDS encoding family 4B encapsulin nanocompartment shell protein — MKEEIYELVKTTINELREEGLNPDIMLAGPEFLKHASEVLKECHLAVYEIKELNSDAVIADSQYLGQLKRASRRISIGLLFKEKDMWEEIQKV, encoded by the coding sequence GTGAAGGAGGAAATCTACGAGCTTGTGAAAACAACTATCAATGAGCTTAGGGAAGAAGGCTTAAATCCGGATATAATGCTTGCAGGCCCAGAGTTCCTAAAACATGCATCTGAGGTGCTCAAAGAGTGTCATCTTGCCGTTTATGAGATAAAAGAGCTCAACTCTGATGCTGTGATAGCTGATTCCCAATATCTGGGGCAGCTGAAAAGGGCATCAAGAAGGATATCAATTGGGCTTCTTTTTAAAGAAAAAGATATGTGGGAGGAGATACAGAAGGTTTAA
- a CDS encoding DUF4349 domain-containing protein, with protein sequence MHKRNIGIVLLVVVIIVAGFVVSKVFQSGASLKVGNEPEYQPPLYEEKGWDIEAKRVTSTQTMAYAPTYTKPTATQASVGVTNNEKPKEVIQRLKKDYYVIIQDENPEKVTEEIKAEVYSLGGYIISERLTRGQDRTVYYLEFRVPNTAKNENKVGTLLQRYNVKSLRLDTQDVTSKYNQILAEIESLEAEKKKLLEFYNLSKDVDDLLRIEYRISEINSRLNYLYLQKDYYEKVTDYITYHITIESKEKPVFEIDLDFRKTIYQAVAILIMIIRGILALLIIISPFAVLYLVGRRLYKKYGIRASEGVGKD encoded by the coding sequence ATGCATAAAAGAAATATTGGGATAGTTCTCTTGGTTGTTGTGATAATCGTCGCTGGGTTTGTTGTCTCAAAGGTTTTTCAGAGCGGGGCTTCACTTAAGGTTGGAAATGAGCCGGAGTATCAGCCTCCGCTTTATGAAGAAAAAGGCTGGGATATTGAAGCTAAAAGAGTTACGTCCACACAAACGATGGCATATGCTCCAACGTATACAAAGCCGACTGCTACCCAAGCCTCAGTAGGAGTTACAAATAATGAAAAGCCTAAGGAAGTAATTCAGAGACTAAAGAAAGACTATTACGTCATTATTCAGGATGAAAATCCAGAAAAAGTAACCGAGGAAATAAAAGCCGAGGTGTATTCTCTTGGTGGGTATATTATTTCTGAACGTCTTACAAGGGGGCAGGACAGGACTGTCTACTACTTGGAGTTTAGGGTTCCGAACACAGCAAAAAATGAAAATAAAGTCGGAACCCTCCTGCAGAGGTACAACGTCAAAAGCCTCCGCTTGGACACTCAAGATGTGACAAGCAAATACAACCAGATTCTTGCTGAAATTGAGAGCCTTGAGGCTGAGAAAAAGAAGCTTTTGGAATTTTACAACCTTTCAAAAGATGTCGATGATCTTTTAAGAATTGAATACAGGATCTCTGAAATAAACTCCCGTCTGAATTACCTCTACCTCCAGAAGGATTACTATGAGAAAGTCACGGATTATATAACATATCACATTACAATAGAGAGCAAAGAAAAGCCTGTGTTCGAGATTGATTTAGACTTTAGAAAGACCATATACCAAGCTGTGGCAATACTGATTATGATAATTAGGGGTATTCTTGCCCTGCTGATAATAATATCTCCATTTGCAGTGCTTTATCTGGTTGGAAGAAGGCTGTACAAAAAGTATGGAATCAGAGCTTCAGAAGGTGTTGGGAAGGACTGA
- a CDS encoding ornithine aminotransferase, with the protein MVKRPVVKELPGPKAKEVIERNFELLAVTTQDPDALPIVIERGEGIMVYDVDGNAFYDFGSGVGVLNVGHVHPRVIEAIKRQAEKFTHFALNDFFYENAVILAQKLAELSPGDFPKKVVYQNSGAEANEVMMKLVKYGTGRKRFIAFYHAFHGRTQAVLSLTASKWVQQERFFPTMPGVEHVPYPNPYRNPWHIDGYADPKELVNRVIEFIEEYVFRHVPPEEVGAIVFEPIQGEGGYVVPPKEFFKELKKLADKYGILLADDEVQMGVGRTGKFWAIEHFGIAPDTIQFGKAIGGGIPLAGVVHRADIAFDKPGRHASTFGGNPVAIAAALEVVEIVKELLPHVQEVGDYLHKRLKEFEEKYEVIGDARGLGLAQAVEFVKNKDTKEKNPEVRNKVVKEAAKRGLILLGCGDNSLRFIPPLIVTKEEIDIAMEIFEEALKAALK; encoded by the coding sequence ATGGTGAAGAGACCTGTTGTTAAAGAACTTCCCGGGCCGAAGGCAAAAGAGGTCATTGAGAGGAACTTTGAGCTCTTAGCAGTTACAACCCAAGACCCAGATGCCTTGCCAATTGTTATCGAGAGAGGAGAAGGAATTATGGTCTACGACGTTGATGGCAATGCTTTCTATGACTTTGGAAGCGGTGTTGGTGTTCTTAATGTTGGACATGTACACCCACGGGTCATTGAGGCTATAAAAAGACAAGCCGAGAAGTTCACACACTTTGCCTTAAACGACTTCTTCTATGAAAACGCTGTAATCCTGGCTCAAAAGCTTGCTGAGCTTTCTCCAGGAGACTTTCCAAAGAAGGTAGTCTATCAGAACAGCGGTGCTGAAGCTAATGAAGTTATGATGAAGCTTGTCAAGTACGGAACAGGAAGAAAGAGATTCATAGCATTCTACCATGCATTCCACGGGAGAACACAGGCTGTTCTCAGCTTAACGGCAAGCAAGTGGGTTCAACAGGAGAGATTCTTCCCAACAATGCCCGGCGTTGAGCACGTTCCATACCCAAACCCATACAGAAACCCGTGGCACATTGACGGTTATGCCGATCCTAAGGAACTTGTAAACAGAGTCATTGAGTTCATTGAAGAGTACGTCTTCAGGCACGTTCCACCAGAGGAAGTTGGAGCAATTGTCTTTGAGCCGATACAGGGTGAAGGGGGTTATGTAGTTCCACCAAAGGAGTTCTTCAAGGAGCTTAAGAAGCTTGCAGATAAGTACGGCATTCTTTTGGCAGACGACGAGGTCCAGATGGGCGTTGGAAGGACTGGGAAGTTCTGGGCAATTGAGCACTTCGGCATCGCACCGGACACAATCCAGTTCGGTAAAGCTATTGGTGGAGGAATTCCATTAGCTGGTGTCGTGCACAGGGCTGACATAGCTTTTGACAAACCCGGAAGGCATGCATCAACATTCGGTGGAAACCCAGTGGCTATTGCCGCTGCTCTTGAAGTCGTTGAAATTGTCAAAGAGCTGTTGCCTCACGTTCAGGAAGTTGGCGATTACCTCCACAAGAGGCTCAAGGAGTTTGAGGAGAAATACGAAGTTATCGGCGATGCAAGAGGTCTCGGATTAGCTCAAGCGGTGGAGTTTGTTAAGAACAAGGACACAAAGGAGAAGAACCCAGAGGTCAGGAACAAGGTTGTCAAAGAAGCCGCTAAGAGAGGTTTAATCCTCCTCGGCTGTGGTGACAACTCACTGAGATTCATTCCACCATTGATCGTTACCAAGGAAGAGATTGATATCGCCATGGAGATTTTTGAAGAAGCCCTCAAAGCAGCTCTTAAGTGA
- a CDS encoding ADP-dependent ribose-1-phosphate kinase, with amino-acid sequence MFDVVAIGNLNYDIIMLVDRFPEFHEKIPAKNAHFGLGGAAGNTATWLANMGLRVGFIGAVGKDEIGEAHINFFKKIGIDTKGIKIVDVPSGVAVAIIKGEDKRIVKYLGANKYRELDYEYLSKTKHIHLSSNPEKLIIDTVNFAYEHGITVSLDIGEAKIPEEIEEKITYLLMNEDEFKRKFGNLDKISEVKAKNVIVTLNGGGALVRDEKGNIFEVKGLSAEVVDSTGAGDSFDAGLIYGVLKGWSLRDAAKLGMLLAYLTVQKVGARSAVIPLEEIKKRAEELNLNLPF; translated from the coding sequence ATGTTTGACGTGGTTGCAATAGGGAACCTCAACTACGACATAATAATGCTCGTTGACCGCTTTCCGGAATTCCATGAAAAGATTCCAGCAAAAAATGCCCACTTTGGACTTGGAGGAGCCGCTGGAAACACAGCAACATGGTTAGCCAATATGGGCCTTAGAGTGGGGTTCATAGGGGCTGTAGGAAAAGACGAAATTGGAGAAGCACACATAAACTTCTTCAAAAAGATTGGTATTGACACCAAAGGCATAAAAATTGTTGATGTTCCTTCAGGTGTTGCCGTGGCAATAATAAAGGGCGAAGATAAGAGAATTGTAAAATACTTAGGAGCCAACAAATACAGAGAGCTTGACTATGAATATCTATCCAAAACAAAACACATCCATCTATCTTCCAATCCAGAAAAGCTCATCATCGACACAGTAAACTTTGCTTATGAACACGGAATTACAGTCTCACTTGACATTGGGGAGGCAAAAATCCCAGAAGAAATCGAGGAAAAAATAACATATCTTCTCATGAACGAGGACGAATTTAAGAGGAAATTCGGGAACCTGGATAAAATCAGCGAGGTCAAAGCCAAAAATGTGATTGTAACACTGAACGGAGGGGGAGCATTGGTAAGGGACGAAAAAGGAAACATATTTGAGGTTAAAGGACTCAGCGCTGAAGTCGTTGATTCCACTGGAGCGGGAGACTCCTTTGATGCTGGGCTCATTTATGGGGTTCTCAAAGGGTGGAGTTTAAGAGATGCCGCAAAGCTTGGAATGCTCCTGGCTTATCTAACTGTTCAGAAAGTTGGTGCAAGAAGTGCAGTAATTCCCCTTGAAGAGATAAAAAAGAGAGCGGAAGAGCTGAATCTCAACCTGCCTTTCTAA
- the eno gene encoding phosphopyruvate hydratase: MENPFEITAIVAREILDSRGNPTVEVDVYTPVAMGRAAVPSGASTGTHEALELRDGGRRFHGKGVRRAVENINKIIAPELIGMDVTLQRDIDMLMIELDGTENKSNLGANAILGVSLAVAKAAANTLGLPLYQYIGGTNAYVLPVPMSNVINGGVHAGNDLDFQEFMIMPVGAKSFKEGIQMISETYHTLKKILVEKYGKLAVNVGDEGGFAPPMKEVTEPLEALVRAIEETGYKVGDEIAFALDAASSEFYNAEKDKYIVGGKEYTRDELIDLYKELVSTYPIVSIEDPMHEEDFEGFAMVTRELGKKIQIVGDDIFVTNVKRLKKGIEMGAANALLLKVNQIGTLSEAIDAAYLAFRAGYGVVVSHRSGETEDATIADLAVAINAGQIKTGAPARSDRNAKYNQLIRIEEELEGIAYYPGKKFRNPLL, from the coding sequence ATGGAGAACCCGTTTGAGATTACCGCAATTGTAGCAAGAGAAATCTTGGACTCAAGAGGAAACCCAACAGTAGAAGTAGATGTCTACACTCCAGTTGCCATGGGAAGGGCTGCTGTACCAAGTGGGGCATCAACAGGAACTCATGAAGCTTTGGAGCTTAGAGATGGTGGAAGGAGATTCCACGGAAAAGGAGTTAGGAGGGCTGTTGAGAACATCAACAAGATCATTGCCCCAGAGCTCATAGGCATGGATGTAACACTGCAGAGAGACATAGACATGCTCATGATTGAGCTTGATGGAACCGAGAATAAGTCAAACCTTGGAGCAAACGCTATTTTGGGAGTTTCGTTAGCAGTTGCCAAGGCAGCAGCAAACACCTTAGGTTTGCCGCTTTACCAGTACATCGGTGGAACTAACGCTTATGTATTGCCAGTTCCAATGAGCAACGTCATCAACGGTGGGGTTCATGCCGGAAATGATTTGGACTTCCAGGAGTTCATGATAATGCCCGTCGGTGCTAAGAGCTTCAAAGAGGGCATTCAGATGATCAGCGAGACATACCACACGCTCAAAAAGATTCTCGTGGAGAAATACGGAAAGCTGGCAGTTAACGTTGGTGACGAAGGCGGATTTGCGCCGCCAATGAAGGAAGTTACAGAGCCACTGGAAGCTCTCGTCAGGGCAATTGAAGAGACCGGATACAAAGTTGGAGATGAAATCGCATTTGCATTGGATGCTGCATCAAGCGAGTTCTACAACGCTGAAAAGGACAAATACATCGTTGGAGGTAAAGAATACACAAGGGATGAGCTCATTGACCTTTACAAAGAATTAGTCAGCACTTATCCAATAGTCTCAATTGAGGACCCAATGCACGAGGAAGACTTTGAGGGCTTTGCAATGGTAACAAGAGAGCTTGGAAAGAAGATACAGATCGTTGGCGACGACATCTTTGTTACAAACGTGAAGAGGCTAAAGAAGGGCATTGAAATGGGAGCAGCAAATGCTCTGCTCTTAAAAGTCAACCAGATCGGAACCTTAAGTGAAGCAATCGATGCAGCTTACTTGGCTTTCAGAGCTGGTTACGGAGTTGTTGTCTCACACCGCTCTGGAGAGACTGAAGATGCTACAATCGCAGACTTAGCGGTAGCAATAAACGCCGGGCAGATTAAGACAGGTGCTCCAGCAAGGAGCGACAGAAACGCAAAGTACAACCAGCTCATCAGGATTGAGGAAGAGCTTGAGGGCATAGCATATTATCCCGGAAAGAAGTTCAGGAACCCTCTCCTATGA
- a CDS encoding AAA family ATPase, with amino-acid sequence MEKPSTLKVYPSPSYEVYGLSRNPFGELASEGIEDIESIHVYQEVDMKLSMIISEVIGNKSSIAFSIVGPLGMGKTQRLKSIAKAISERGGKAIYVKVDTNDILKITRDLFNSMKPPKSRTNIFLENLSRKLGFIDRLEKMLSSTQEYKSRDIAEMLTKELGKYPYSALLLDELENMQSAREQEKIQFFEMLRHFISNMPPGCIVAFACIPEAYEEYTKIFPAFFMRLHYEFKLRPMSLEETFELVKKRLNKVRIRDTDDPIYPFTEEAIKLIHELGKGNPRQILRLLHYVLSEASKHKFDPIDDYVVTTILEEPKNLEEYLTRIPKDYRDLVEAIVYKFNGGPVSYIQVAKEVKKPGIQVYEHLEELIRLGFLIGDPKGNYKVPDYVRRFLEQEKKEEESE; translated from the coding sequence ATGGAAAAGCCAAGCACACTTAAAGTTTATCCCTCTCCTTCCTATGAGGTATACGGCCTGTCAAGAAATCCATTTGGAGAACTTGCAAGTGAGGGAATCGAGGACATAGAGAGCATTCATGTTTACCAAGAGGTTGATATGAAGCTGTCGATGATAATATCCGAGGTAATCGGCAATAAAAGCTCAATTGCATTTTCCATCGTTGGACCCTTGGGAATGGGAAAAACCCAGAGGCTGAAAAGTATTGCCAAGGCAATAAGCGAACGGGGAGGGAAAGCAATCTACGTCAAGGTGGACACCAATGATATTTTAAAAATTACACGAGATCTTTTTAATTCAATGAAGCCACCAAAGAGCAGAACAAACATATTCTTGGAAAATTTGAGCAGAAAGCTTGGCTTTATTGACCGCTTAGAAAAGATGTTATCCTCAACTCAGGAGTATAAATCAAGGGATATAGCGGAAATGCTGACAAAGGAGCTCGGCAAATATCCATATTCTGCCCTCCTCCTCGATGAGCTTGAGAACATGCAGAGTGCAAGGGAGCAGGAAAAAATACAGTTTTTTGAAATGCTGAGGCACTTCATAAGCAACATGCCTCCCGGATGCATAGTGGCTTTCGCATGCATTCCGGAGGCTTACGAGGAGTACACAAAAATTTTCCCGGCATTTTTCATGAGATTACATTACGAATTCAAGCTCAGACCTATGAGTCTTGAGGAGACATTTGAGCTTGTCAAGAAGAGGTTAAATAAAGTCAGAATCAGGGACACAGACGATCCCATTTATCCATTTACCGAAGAGGCAATAAAACTCATTCACGAACTTGGAAAAGGCAATCCCAGACAGATTTTAAGGCTGTTGCATTACGTGCTAAGCGAAGCCAGCAAACACAAATTTGACCCCATTGACGATTACGTTGTTACAACAATTCTTGAAGAGCCAAAGAACTTAGAGGAGTACCTAACAAGGATTCCAAAAGACTACAGAGATTTGGTTGAAGCGATAGTCTACAAGTTTAACGGAGGACCAGTAAGCTATATTCAGGTTGCAAAAGAGGTTAAAAAGCCAGGTATTCAGGTTTACGAACATCTTGAAGAACTTATAAGGTTGGGATTCCTCATTGGAGATCCGAAAGGCAACTACAAAGTCCCAGACTATGTTAGAAGATTCCTTGAGCAGGAAAAGAAAGAGGAGGAAAGTGAATGA
- a CDS encoding CGP-CTERM-anchored Cys-rich protein — protein sequence MKRYAVAFILILALLPFAQACFSPTDNLAVEVYFNKPGIEYNLEPLTNAENVLIEDGRLIYHSHYDERVAVILWEDNGLHLRIEIPVKNWNSTVLSAKFTTPIIFPENSIEKAKELGWEVEGKHAFRRENILVQITPQKGRECSKDSDCSTGGCSGEICTTRENATKVVSICVYRDWYECLKLTSCGCVNGVCTWKPNGAFEQCLKEHGIDPNKVIKMPQADVYIAIYGQKELSEEKRAEIKELFSVLGISCVLENIKFEKRVTSMPEGIVNPYTFNFKEALRVEIEWLKESGILKISDEDIEEIVKVAKRGYAGYNSHIGWYETKDGKYAWIPYYESKDAKLVKCLGKPMTYQLPKGTVELGKPSPSQSPSTPKSPTSSAICGTGIVVLGVLLPLSLRRKD from the coding sequence GTGAAAAGATATGCCGTGGCTTTTATTTTAATCTTAGCATTGCTCCCCTTTGCTCAGGCGTGCTTTAGCCCGACTGATAACTTGGCTGTAGAGGTTTATTTCAACAAGCCAGGCATTGAATATAATCTTGAGCCCCTTACGAATGCGGAAAATGTCTTAATTGAAGATGGAAGACTAATTTACCATTCCCATTACGACGAAAGAGTTGCTGTTATACTTTGGGAAGATAACGGGCTCCACTTAAGGATTGAAATCCCAGTAAAAAACTGGAACTCAACTGTTCTCTCTGCGAAGTTCACAACTCCGATAATATTCCCAGAAAACAGCATCGAGAAAGCTAAGGAGCTTGGATGGGAGGTTGAAGGAAAACATGCTTTCAGAAGAGAGAACATTCTGGTTCAAATAACTCCTCAAAAAGGAAGAGAGTGCTCAAAAGATTCTGACTGTTCCACTGGGGGTTGCTCTGGAGAGATATGTACAACCAGAGAAAACGCAACAAAAGTAGTCTCAATTTGTGTTTATAGGGACTGGTATGAGTGTTTGAAGCTTACAAGTTGCGGCTGTGTGAACGGTGTGTGCACGTGGAAACCGAATGGTGCTTTTGAACAATGCCTTAAGGAGCATGGAATTGATCCAAATAAAGTTATAAAGATGCCACAAGCGGACGTTTACATTGCAATTTACGGGCAGAAGGAATTAAGTGAGGAAAAAAGAGCTGAGATAAAGGAACTGTTTTCAGTTTTGGGAATAAGCTGTGTTTTAGAGAACATAAAGTTTGAAAAGCGGGTTACCAGCATGCCGGAGGGGATTGTTAATCCATACACATTCAACTTTAAAGAAGCGCTGAGAGTTGAAATTGAATGGCTCAAAGAGAGTGGAATTTTAAAGATAAGCGATGAAGACATTGAAGAAATCGTAAAAGTTGCAAAGAGGGGCTATGCTGGCTACAACTCCCATATAGGGTGGTATGAAACCAAAGATGGCAAATATGCATGGATTCCCTATTATGAAAGCAAAGATGCTAAGCTTGTAAAATGCCTTGGAAAGCCAATGACATACCAATTGCCAAAAGGCACAGTTGAACTTGGGAAACCTTCACCGTCTCAATCCCCTTCAACTCCAAAAAGCCCTACCAGCAGTGCAATTTGTGGTACCGGTATTGTAGTGCTGGGAGTTTTACTACCTCTGTCTCTCAGGAGAAAGGATTAA
- a CDS encoding metal-dependent hydrolase, with protein sequence MNYDEHVLGGIITYPLAVLTASLLRAYLNVPFQLSFMAMALGYAFYVLGSDLPDMDHPDALIHRGTKPIVAVAIGISAFLKFSEISITEYEWANLTIAWGVAVLFAFASWYIFSTIMPKHRGIVHSVGFACVYGLLGFALPVYGLGLHWEEGLFVGFAAFMGYLLHLILDKQVKLL encoded by the coding sequence ATGAACTATGATGAGCATGTGCTTGGGGGAATTATTACATACCCCCTTGCTGTTTTGACTGCCTCTCTCCTCAGAGCATACTTAAATGTGCCTTTCCAGCTTAGTTTCATGGCAATGGCGCTCGGTTATGCATTCTACGTCTTAGGAAGCGACTTACCGGACATGGATCATCCAGATGCCCTTATTCATAGAGGAACAAAGCCAATTGTAGCGGTTGCAATTGGAATTTCAGCTTTTCTGAAGTTCAGCGAAATTTCAATAACTGAATATGAATGGGCAAATTTAACGATAGCCTGGGGAGTTGCTGTGCTTTTTGCATTCGCCTCCTGGTACATTTTCTCCACAATAATGCCCAAACACAGGGGCATAGTCCATTCAGTGGGCTTTGCATGTGTATACGGTCTGCTTGGATTTGCTCTGCCAGTTTATGGTCTTGGGCTACATTGGGAAGAGGGGCTGTTTGTAGGATTTGCGGCATTTATGGGATATCTACTTCACTTGATTTTGGATAAGCAGGTTAAGTTGCTTTGA